A part of Methanoculleus thermophilus genomic DNA contains:
- the arcC gene encoding carbamate kinase has translation MGKRGVVIALGGNAILRHRETGTAEEQAANVRRASHEIAGIVGEGYAVVITHGNGPQVGDILLKNEMAKDVLPPMPLDVCGAESQGMIGYLLQQSMQEALTAAGIGCPVATVLTQTLVAGDDPAFENPTKPIGPFYTAMQARRLQEEMGWRMVQIPRQGYRRVVPSPRPIALMEGEAILRLFLAGVIVIAAGGGGVPVVAKPGSMLRGVEAVVDKDYTAALLARLVGAIDLLILTDVERVAVNYGRPGQQDIHEMTVAEARDHLAAGQFPPGSMGPKIESAIDFLEAGGERAIIASLEQASLALSGRAGTLIHR, from the coding sequence ATGGGCAAGAGAGGTGTGGTGATTGCGCTTGGCGGGAACGCCATTCTCCGTCACCGGGAGACGGGAACCGCTGAGGAGCAGGCTGCGAACGTCAGGCGCGCCTCTCACGAGATCGCCGGGATCGTGGGTGAGGGGTATGCCGTCGTCATCACCCACGGGAACGGCCCTCAAGTCGGAGATATCCTCCTCAAAAACGAGATGGCGAAGGACGTTCTTCCGCCGATGCCGCTTGATGTCTGCGGGGCGGAGAGTCAGGGGATGATCGGCTACCTTCTCCAGCAGTCGATGCAGGAAGCCCTCACTGCGGCCGGCATCGGCTGCCCGGTCGCGACCGTGCTCACCCAGACCCTTGTTGCCGGGGACGACCCGGCGTTTGAGAATCCGACAAAGCCCATCGGTCCGTTTTACACCGCTATGCAGGCTAGACGGCTTCAGGAAGAGATGGGCTGGCGGATGGTGCAGATCCCGAGGCAGGGTTACCGTCGTGTGGTCCCCTCTCCGCGTCCGATCGCCCTCATGGAAGGAGAGGCGATTCTCCGGCTCTTTTTGGCCGGCGTGATCGTGATCGCCGCAGGCGGCGGGGGCGTCCCGGTGGTCGCAAAGCCCGGGAGCATGCTTCGGGGCGTCGAGGCGGTGGTGGACAAAGATTATACTGCAGCCCTCCTCGCACGGCTCGTTGGCGCAATAGATCTCCTGATTCTCACCGACGTCGAGCGTGTCGCCGTAAATTACGGAAGGCCCGGGCAGCAGGATATCCACGAGATGACGGTTGCCGAGGCACGCGATCACCTCGCGGCGGGGCAGTTCCCGCCGGGGAGCATGGGGCCGAAGATCGAGTCGGCCATCGACTTCCTTGAGGCCGGCGGAGAGCGTGCAATCATTGCATCGCTTGAACAGGCTTCACTTGCCCTCTCCGGGCGTGCAGGAACACTGATACATCGATAA
- a CDS encoding ATP-binding cassette domain-containing protein has product MEEENIIEVRDLEHVFDGFAAVRGISFTVRRGEIFSFLGPNGAGKSTTINILTTLLPLQKGTVRVAGYDVAREPSRVRESIGIVFQDDVLDRDLTVWETMEFHGRLYSIPRDERRRRIDDLLRVVELGPKRNEQTKNLSGGMKRRLQIARGLMTRPKVLFLDEPTLGLDPQTRMRIWDYIREVNRAGTTIFLTTHYMEEADMLSDRISIIDNGKIIASGTPEELKNALGEDVVYLETRDNARARESLRGVKEIRSIKESTRGLSITIAADGSHCLPGIVERVRNAGIEISSVNLKKPTMDDVFVHYTGRELRDAGA; this is encoded by the coding sequence ATGGAAGAAGAGAATATCATCGAGGTGCGGGATCTCGAGCATGTTTTCGACGGTTTTGCGGCGGTGCGCGGCATCAGTTTCACCGTCAGGAGAGGTGAGATCTTCTCCTTCCTCGGCCCCAACGGTGCCGGAAAGAGCACCACCATCAACATCCTGACGACGCTGCTCCCTCTCCAGAAGGGGACGGTGAGGGTAGCCGGCTACGACGTCGCACGGGAGCCCTCACGGGTCAGGGAATCCATCGGCATCGTCTTCCAGGACGATGTGCTCGACCGCGATCTCACCGTCTGGGAGACAATGGAGTTCCACGGGCGGCTCTACAGCATCCCCCGTGACGAGCGGCGACGGCGGATCGACGACCTGCTCCGGGTCGTGGAACTCGGCCCAAAGCGAAACGAACAGACGAAGAACCTCTCGGGCGGTATGAAGCGCCGGCTCCAGATCGCCCGGGGGCTGATGACCCGGCCGAAGGTCCTCTTCCTCGACGAGCCGACGCTGGGGCTCGACCCGCAGACACGGATGCGGATATGGGATTACATACGGGAGGTGAACAGAGCAGGAACGACGATATTCCTGACGACGCACTACATGGAGGAGGCCGATATGCTCTCAGACCGGATCAGCATCATCGATAACGGAAAGATCATTGCTTCCGGAACCCCGGAGGAACTGAAGAACGCTCTCGGCGAGGACGTCGTCTATCTTGAGACAAGAGACAACGCAAGGGCCCGGGAGAGCCTTCGAGGGGTCAAGGAGATCCGGTCGATCAAGGAGTCGACCCGGGGGCTCTCGATCACAATCGCGGCCGACGGGAGCCACTGCCTCCCCGGGATCGTCGAGCGGGTCCGCAACGCCGGGATCGAGATATCGAGCGTGAACCTAAAGAAACCGACGATGGATGATGTCTTCGTCCATTACACCGGTAGAGAACTGCGGGACGCCGGAGCGTGA
- a CDS encoding MFS transporter produces the protein MPNHSPDDRRDLRDLSIRLILLLGIVSLCGSLISNGARSVTGPYILLLGGSAAVVGLVAGFGEFIGYALRSATGAYVDQSRRYWNVAMGGYGLLAVIPLLAFVHQWEAAALLIIAERIGKAIRTPARDTILSHATTAIGRGWGFGVHKALDQVGAVIGPLVMAAALAATGGYAPGFLLLGIPLAGVAVILFFARSSVPRPGRLEADGGTRVTGDDLPGVMPYATFIFLGMAGFANFPLISFHLKAQSVIPDAAIPLYYASAMMVSVVVALLIGRVFDRLGTHVLLTIPVFSISTVLLAFSPTPGTALAGSLVWGAGIGIFETVLRASIAESTAAARRGQVYGVMSAIFGTAWFVGSAVMGVLYDVSLEHIVAYVVIVEIAALVAYLWIYRSRIAVKFQEGIGNLIP, from the coding sequence ATGCCCAATCATTCCCCTGATGACCGGCGGGATCTGCGTGACCTCTCGATCCGGCTCATCCTACTCCTTGGCATCGTAAGCCTCTGCGGGAGCCTGATCTCAAACGGCGCACGGAGTGTCACGGGGCCCTACATTCTCCTCCTTGGAGGAAGTGCGGCGGTCGTCGGGCTGGTTGCCGGGTTTGGTGAGTTCATAGGATATGCGCTCCGGTCTGCGACCGGTGCCTACGTTGACCAGAGTCGTCGTTACTGGAACGTGGCGATGGGTGGCTACGGTCTGCTCGCCGTAATCCCGCTTCTTGCGTTCGTCCATCAGTGGGAGGCTGCAGCCCTCCTCATCATCGCCGAGCGGATCGGAAAAGCCATCAGGACGCCGGCACGGGATACGATCCTCTCCCACGCGACAACGGCAATAGGGAGAGGGTGGGGATTCGGGGTTCATAAGGCGCTCGATCAGGTCGGCGCCGTCATAGGGCCCCTCGTCATGGCCGCCGCACTCGCCGCTACCGGCGGCTACGCTCCGGGTTTTCTCCTGCTCGGGATCCCGCTTGCCGGTGTTGCAGTAATACTCTTCTTCGCACGATCGTCTGTGCCGAGACCGGGACGCCTGGAGGCAGACGGGGGAACCAGAGTGACCGGAGACGATCTGCCCGGGGTCATGCCCTACGCGACGTTCATCTTCCTCGGCATGGCTGGGTTTGCCAACTTCCCGCTCATCTCCTTTCACTTAAAGGCCCAATCGGTCATCCCCGACGCCGCCATCCCCCTCTATTACGCCTCAGCGATGATGGTCTCGGTCGTTGTCGCCCTGCTCATCGGGCGGGTCTTCGATCGTCTCGGCACCCATGTCCTCCTCACCATCCCGGTCTTCAGCATTTCAACGGTCCTGCTCGCCTTCTCACCCACGCCGGGCACGGCACTCGCCGGATCACTCGTCTGGGGGGCGGGGATCGGGATCTTTGAGACGGTTCTCCGGGCATCGATCGCAGAGTCCACCGCGGCGGCCCGGAGGGGACAGGTCTACGGCGTCATGAGCGCGATTTTCGGGACCGCATGGTTCGTAGGAAGCGCCGTGATGGGCGTTCTCTATGATGTATCCCTCGAGCATATCGTCGCGTACGTCGTCATTGTCGAGATTGCAGCGCTGGTCGCCTACCTCTGGATCTACCGCTCCCGGATCGCAGTCAAGTTCCAGGAAGGGATCGGGAACCTCATCCCGTAG
- a CDS encoding ABC transporter permease encodes MGWEFLTVYWREMIRFVRFRTQLFASLLQPALWMAFFGVAMSSNINRFTSAVPAPPGVFSVDYLTFMAAGVIAMTTLFTSLFGGISLLFDKNWGLMREMLASPMPRTHIMMGISLSGMTKSFIQVTIIMIFGLILGVQFFPGYSLDEIATSVIGIYAFVGVFSLGFLLFSSNISMRLETPEGLQGIITLLTLPIFFVSNALYPIQGFPEILQTLSILNPLTHLVRGIRYFALGNDFFAVGAHYSYTVTDALTSFAYLAIFAALMYILARRTFQKAVVT; translated from the coding sequence ATGGGCTGGGAGTTTCTCACCGTCTACTGGCGGGAGATGATCCGGTTCGTCCGGTTCAGGACGCAACTCTTCGCATCGCTTCTCCAGCCGGCACTCTGGATGGCGTTCTTCGGGGTCGCCATGTCGTCGAACATCAACCGATTCACCTCGGCCGTTCCGGCCCCGCCCGGAGTCTTTTCGGTCGATTACCTCACCTTCATGGCCGCCGGCGTGATCGCGATGACAACCCTCTTTACGAGCCTTTTTGGGGGTATCAGCCTCCTCTTTGATAAGAACTGGGGACTGATGCGCGAGATGCTCGCAAGCCCCATGCCCCGGACCCATATCATGATGGGGATCAGTCTCTCGGGGATGACAAAGTCGTTCATCCAGGTGACCATCATCATGATCTTCGGGCTCATCCTCGGGGTGCAGTTCTTCCCGGGATACTCACTCGACGAGATCGCCACCTCGGTCATCGGGATATACGCGTTTGTCGGCGTCTTCTCGCTCGGGTTCCTCCTCTTCTCCTCAAACATCTCAATGCGCCTTGAGACCCCCGAAGGGCTGCAGGGGATCATAACGCTTCTGACGCTACCGATATTCTTCGTCTCGAACGCCCTCTACCCGATCCAGGGATTTCCCGAGATCCTGCAGACGCTCTCGATCCTCAACCCGCTCACCCACCTGGTCCGCGGGATCCGCTACTTTGCTCTCGGGAACGACTTCTTTGCCGTCGGGGCCCACTACTCCTACACCGTAACCGATGCGCTTACATCATTCGCATACCTCGCGATCTTCGCGGCGCTGATGTACATCCTCGCCCGCCGGACGTTTCAGAAGGCGGTAGTTACATGA
- a CDS encoding DUF5518 domain-containing protein, producing the protein MANNFWMGVIVGWLVGLILGFLLPVIGPLVGGFVAGWMAGRGIGTGAKAGLFAGILGAIVIAILLLIGGTVLLGAFGFIAGLGTSLVIVVMAFIYQGILSLIGGAIAGAIRR; encoded by the coding sequence ATGGCTAATAACTTCTGGATGGGCGTCATCGTCGGGTGGCTCGTTGGACTCATCCTCGGCTTCCTGCTGCCGGTCATTGGACCGCTGGTAGGGGGGTTTGTTGCCGGGTGGATGGCCGGGCGCGGGATAGGAACCGGAGCAAAGGCCGGGCTGTTTGCCGGCATCCTCGGTGCCATCGTCATTGCGATACTGCTCCTTATCGGTGGTACCGTACTCCTGGGAGCATTCGGGTTCATCGCGGGCCTCGGGACATCGCTCGTCATCGTCGTGATGGCGTTCATCTACCAGGGCATCCTCTCGCTGATCGGCGGGGCCATTGCCGGGGCGATCCGGCGGTGA
- a CDS encoding ATP-binding protein, which yields MDLVIGMAGDREIAIDAQELVTGRTCIIAQSGAGKSWGIAVLCEQLLLARVGFCLIDTEGEYSSLKDLFPLLWIGSGDGCDVDIERANLRELMREAICSRTAVIFDVSETDMQGKVAHLANILYDLESELRQPYLLIVEEADKFIPQSGESLKKIEEISRRGRKRGLGLLVATQRPSLVTKNVLSQCNSQILGKLSIENDLNAVRLFFSSRKEAGELADLEPGEFFVMGKLVREKTKMRFRERLCEHRGLTPRLVPAKPLEPWASPGIGPVEPLAAGKDDHPPSGNAVVPVLLREEALDIAMARRKRRLLFLEPEERVVSGERVYRPLHRVEIRYIGGFIKKSTKTASFVIDGHTGCIVEIDRGLKVRPGFSELLGLDEAAVRIVTGLANGGSTLVEIEAETHLPPDVVKKAVKSLEKMKLITEVKTVGDTKIYVPLLADEVPALSSLRPGSEPPMEPLRGDPPEANVTKESLRTILKGLEPTAEIVGFETIYYPVYRIVLASDHAERSLLLDGRTGKELHFPVS from the coding sequence ATGGACCTCGTAATCGGGATGGCCGGCGACCGGGAGATCGCCATCGATGCCCAGGAGCTGGTGACCGGAAGGACCTGTATCATCGCGCAGTCGGGCGCCGGGAAGAGCTGGGGGATTGCAGTCCTCTGTGAGCAGCTTCTGCTGGCCCGGGTGGGTTTCTGTCTCATCGATACGGAGGGGGAGTACTCCTCGCTCAAGGATCTGTTTCCCCTCCTCTGGATCGGGTCCGGAGATGGATGTGATGTGGATATTGAGCGGGCAAACCTCCGCGAACTGATGCGGGAGGCGATCTGTTCACGGACCGCAGTGATCTTCGATGTCTCGGAGACCGATATGCAAGGAAAGGTTGCTCACCTCGCCAATATTCTCTATGACCTCGAGAGCGAGTTACGGCAGCCGTACCTCTTGATTGTCGAAGAGGCGGACAAGTTCATCCCGCAGTCCGGCGAGTCTCTAAAGAAGATCGAGGAGATCTCCCGCCGGGGGCGCAAGCGCGGGCTTGGCCTCCTGGTCGCGACCCAGCGCCCCTCCCTTGTGACAAAGAACGTTCTCTCGCAGTGTAATAGCCAGATCCTTGGAAAACTCTCGATCGAGAACGATCTCAACGCTGTCAGGCTCTTCTTCTCATCCCGCAAAGAGGCCGGGGAACTTGCGGATCTCGAGCCCGGGGAGTTCTTCGTGATGGGAAAACTTGTTCGAGAGAAGACGAAGATGCGCTTTCGCGAGCGGCTCTGCGAGCACCGGGGGCTGACTCCAAGGCTCGTTCCCGCAAAGCCTCTCGAACCGTGGGCGAGCCCCGGTATCGGGCCGGTCGAGCCGCTCGCCGCAGGCAAAGATGATCATCCTCCTTCAGGGAATGCCGTGGTTCCGGTGTTGCTTCGCGAGGAGGCGCTTGATATTGCGATGGCACGACGGAAGCGCCGCCTCCTCTTCTTAGAGCCGGAAGAGAGGGTCGTCTCCGGAGAGCGGGTTTATCGGCCGCTTCACCGGGTGGAGATTCGCTACATCGGCGGATTCATCAAAAAATCGACAAAGACGGCCTCGTTTGTCATCGATGGACATACTGGGTGCATCGTCGAGATTGACCGTGGGCTGAAGGTCAGGCCGGGGTTCTCGGAGCTCCTGGGGCTCGATGAGGCCGCGGTGAGGATCGTCACCGGGCTAGCAAACGGCGGCTCGACGCTGGTCGAGATCGAGGCGGAGACCCATCTCCCGCCCGATGTGGTGAAGAAGGCGGTAAAGAGCCTTGAGAAGATGAAACTCATCACGGAGGTAAAAACGGTGGGCGATACAAAGATCTATGTCCCACTGCTCGCAGATGAGGTCCCCGCGCTCTCTTCTCTCCGTCCCGGGTCAGAGCCCCCGATGGAGCCGCTCCGGGGCGATCCCCCGGAGGCGAACGTCACGAAAGAATCGCTCCGGACGATCCTCAAAGGCCTCGAGCCGACGGCGGAGATCGTCGGGTTCGAGACGATCTATTACCCGGTCTACCGAATTGTGCTCGCGTCGGACCACGCCGAACGCTCACTCCTCCTCGATGGCCGCACCGGAAAAGAACTTCATTTCCCGGTCTCGTGA
- a CDS encoding MFS transporter has product MVTIVTFLNPFTGSAINLALPAIGSEFSADATTLAWISSAYLLATVIFLLPAGRFGDTRGRVTVFLLGAVIYTAGSLLTIFTPSLDLLLVFRFVQGVGGALIYANSVALITQLYPPGERGAAIGLNVTAVYAGLSLGPFLGGVLTQFFGWRSIFILTSLLAVPALVYAGRFPAFLNERQQEHFDAPGLVLSSALILCLFLGLASVTTPAGLALLVAALLLGVAFFRVERRQPCPLLPVPLIMENRIFAASNAAALINYSATYAVGFLLSLYLQYIRGYDPVTAGTMLLVQPIVQAFVAPVSGRLADRISPGHVASVGMGISGAALFGFFLLGETTPIAVILALLILMGVGVGLFSSPNTTAIMGSVTKRDYGCASAMTAMMRSLGMMLSMGAVLVVFAIIMGATAVTPAIYPEFLLSVRLIFLAFAVLSAIGVFLSLYRNKKP; this is encoded by the coding sequence TTGGTCACAATTGTTACGTTCCTCAACCCGTTCACGGGTTCGGCAATCAACCTTGCCCTCCCGGCCATCGGGAGCGAGTTCTCTGCGGATGCCACAACACTCGCCTGGATCTCCAGCGCCTACCTCCTCGCGACGGTCATCTTCCTCCTCCCGGCAGGGCGGTTCGGTGACACCCGTGGGAGGGTCACGGTCTTTTTGCTTGGTGCCGTCATCTATACCGCGGGTTCCCTCCTCACCATCTTCACCCCCTCGCTCGATCTCCTCCTCGTCTTCCGCTTCGTGCAGGGGGTCGGCGGCGCCCTGATCTACGCAAACAGCGTGGCCCTGATCACGCAGCTCTACCCGCCGGGCGAGCGGGGCGCTGCCATAGGCCTCAACGTCACCGCCGTCTACGCCGGGCTCTCGCTCGGGCCGTTCCTCGGGGGCGTTCTGACCCAGTTCTTCGGCTGGCGGAGCATCTTCATCCTGACCTCGCTGCTTGCCGTTCCGGCGCTCGTCTACGCTGGAAGGTTCCCGGCGTTCTTAAACGAGCGGCAGCAGGAGCACTTCGATGCCCCCGGGCTGGTCCTCTCCTCGGCCCTGATCCTCTGCCTCTTCCTGGGCCTGGCCTCGGTGACCACCCCGGCCGGCCTTGCCCTCCTTGTCGCGGCCCTCCTGCTGGGAGTGGCCTTCTTCCGGGTAGAGCGGCGCCAGCCCTGCCCCCTCCTCCCGGTCCCCCTCATCATGGAGAACCGGATCTTTGCGGCCTCAAACGCCGCCGCCCTGATCAACTACAGCGCCACCTACGCGGTCGGGTTCCTCCTCTCTCTCTACCTCCAGTACATACGGGGCTACGATCCCGTCACCGCTGGCACCATGCTCCTGGTCCAGCCGATCGTCCAGGCCTTCGTTGCCCCGGTCTCAGGCCGTCTCGCCGACCGGATATCGCCCGGACACGTTGCCTCGGTGGGGATGGGGATATCGGGTGCGGCACTCTTCGGCTTCTTCCTGCTCGGGGAGACTACGCCGATAGCTGTGATCCTCGCCCTCCTGATCCTCATGGGTGTTGGGGTTGGGCTTTTTTCGTCCCCGAACACCACCGCCATCATGGGTTCCGTCACGAAGCGGGACTACGGGTGCGCATCGGCGATGACGGCAATGATGCGGTCGCTTGGCATGATGCTGAGCATGGGGGCGGTCCTCGTGGTCTTTGCAATCATCATGGGGGCGACCGCCGTCACGCCTGCGATATATCCAGAATTCCTGCTGAGCGTGCGGCTGATCTTCCTTGCCTTCGCGGTCCTCTCGGCAATCGGTGTCTTTCTCTCGCTTTATAGGAACAAAAAGCCTTGA
- a CDS encoding RimK/LysX family protein — MEINEIQEEFGFAVAETGLATRFGIPADALIPLLFSLRYGGDWSYASDTIKSLSAVTKTTVYDDASKTGYSLEEIYLFINPVLLHREGTVHRLEKCGNSPLRMLVARPYRVRLGSDRVIKMTVHPTERTIRTEDLDTTEMVFSGSTAYGIDHEMEHLAGREIRGEGLRVFRWNS; from the coding sequence ATGGAAATCAACGAGATCCAGGAAGAGTTTGGCTTCGCCGTCGCGGAGACGGGTCTTGCCACCCGGTTCGGGATACCTGCCGATGCCCTCATCCCGCTCCTCTTCTCTCTCCGCTACGGCGGAGACTGGAGTTACGCATCCGATACGATAAAATCGCTCTCGGCAGTGACAAAGACGACGGTCTATGACGATGCGAGCAAGACCGGCTACTCTCTCGAAGAGATCTACCTCTTCATCAATCCGGTCCTCCTGCACCGGGAGGGAACCGTCCACCGGCTCGAGAAGTGCGGCAACTCTCCTCTCCGGATGCTTGTCGCACGCCCCTACCGGGTGCGCCTCGGCTCAGACCGGGTGATAAAGATGACCGTCCACCCGACCGAGCGGACAATCCGGACCGAAGACCTTGATACCACAGAGATGGTCTTCTCGGGCTCGACCGCCTACGGGATCGACCACGAGATGGAACACCTTGCCGGACGGGAGATCCGCGGGGAGGGACTCCGGGTCTTTCGGTGGAATAGTTGA
- a CDS encoding arginine deiminase family protein: MNRYAKVILYGLLALAVFTGISFIIGGRVNWVTCGCNSDRGDDCVLRCRFPAKVVSEVVVGVRAEWEPLRTVAVHRPGIEMFFGLLEPYAALYERAFSRYEARREHDILVQTLREDFGVRVLHLKETILDAADRDPAVRRRLVDRAYGTVTLKGGRREVSEARRSMEQNAAALDSLHFFTLLLLNPIIEVGWGHPHGGVDVRIPGQEPLANLYFMRDQQAMTDCGLVVARPAKRQRAREPDITRLLWEILGIPIAGTIEEPGTFEGGDFMPMGEFALLGTGDRTNRAGVSQFLDFVPIFDEVGVVHQPGHPLIPSDRPDPMVDMHLDTYFNVAGSGVVIGSNVLLQRAQVEVYHRTGTGYEVSGETTNLYDYIRSKDFSVIDLSILEQLSYAANILCIRDGSILAVEGERVMRTVLSNLAEKAARDPERYGRLLSHAEDDYRRIQNEGRFFPHKAEFSRHGIEVCPLHLVNLTGGYGGPHCMTCTLERG, encoded by the coding sequence ATGAACCGATACGCAAAAGTTATCCTTTACGGCTTGCTGGCGCTGGCAGTCTTCACCGGGATCAGCTTCATCATCGGCGGGAGAGTGAACTGGGTCACTTGCGGCTGCAACAGCGATCGGGGTGATGATTGCGTACTACGCTGTCGCTTCCCGGCGAAGGTGGTGAGTGAGGTGGTAGTGGGTGTGCGAGCGGAATGGGAGCCGCTTCGGACGGTGGCCGTCCACCGTCCCGGGATCGAGATGTTCTTTGGGTTGCTTGAGCCGTATGCAGCGCTCTACGAGCGGGCATTCAGCCGCTATGAGGCGCGTAGGGAGCATGATATCCTCGTGCAGACCCTCCGCGAGGATTTCGGTGTCCGCGTCCTGCACCTCAAAGAGACGATCCTCGATGCCGCCGACCGTGACCCTGCGGTACGCCGGCGGCTTGTCGACCGGGCATATGGGACCGTCACTCTCAAGGGGGGGAGGAGAGAGGTTTCGGAGGCCCGCCGGAGCATGGAGCAGAACGCCGCCGCTCTGGACTCGCTGCATTTCTTCACACTTCTCCTCTTGAACCCGATCATCGAGGTCGGATGGGGGCACCCCCACGGCGGGGTGGACGTCCGGATCCCGGGGCAGGAACCGCTCGCGAACCTATACTTCATGCGGGATCAGCAGGCGATGACCGATTGCGGCCTCGTCGTCGCCCGACCGGCAAAACGGCAGCGGGCTCGAGAGCCCGATATTACCAGGCTCCTCTGGGAGATCCTCGGCATCCCGATCGCCGGGACGATCGAAGAACCGGGGACGTTTGAGGGCGGCGATTTCATGCCGATGGGGGAGTTCGCCCTTCTCGGCACCGGGGACCGGACGAACCGTGCCGGGGTAAGCCAGTTCCTCGACTTCGTCCCGATCTTCGACGAGGTCGGCGTCGTCCATCAGCCGGGCCACCCGCTCATCCCGAGCGACCGTCCCGATCCGATGGTCGATATGCACCTTGATACCTACTTCAACGTCGCAGGGAGCGGCGTCGTGATCGGCTCTAATGTCCTCCTCCAGCGGGCGCAGGTCGAGGTCTACCACCGGACGGGCACTGGCTACGAGGTCTCGGGCGAGACGACGAACCTCTATGATTATATCCGATCGAAGGATTTCTCGGTCATCGATCTCTCGATCCTGGAGCAGCTCTCCTACGCCGCAAACATCCTCTGCATCCGCGACGGGAGTATCCTTGCGGTGGAGGGGGAGCGGGTGATGCGGACGGTGCTCTCCAACCTGGCGGAGAAGGCCGCGCGCGACCCGGAGCGCTACGGGCGGCTCCTTTCCCACGCGGAGGATGATTACCGCCGGATACAGAACGAAGGACGGTTCTTCCCGCACAAGGCGGAGTTCTCCCGACACGGCATCGAAGTCTGCCCGCTTCACCTCGTGAACCTGACGGGAGGCTACGGCGGCCCCCATTGCATGACCTGTACATTGGAGCGGGGGTGA
- a CDS encoding DUF5518 domain-containing protein, producing MAEQGSFWISALVGFIFMLFISPFFPVAGPIVGGIIGGYLGPPGAVRGALGGLLDGLIVAAIFSVIAVVGGTALLGPIGTLIGLGITVLLFLLALYFGILGAIGGAVGGALKAWMVERRRPTG from the coding sequence TTGGCTGAGCAGGGATCTTTCTGGATATCGGCGCTCGTGGGGTTTATCTTCATGCTCTTCATCAGCCCCTTCTTCCCGGTAGCAGGCCCGATCGTCGGAGGGATCATCGGCGGCTACCTCGGCCCGCCCGGGGCGGTCAGGGGGGCCCTCGGCGGGCTCCTCGACGGGCTCATCGTCGCTGCGATCTTCTCGGTTATTGCCGTCGTGGGGGGGACGGCGCTCCTTGGTCCTATCGGCACACTCATCGGCCTCGGGATCACCGTTCTTCTCTTTCTTCTCGCTCTCTACTTCGGGATCCTCGGCGCCATCGGCGGTGCCGTCGGTGGAGCGCTGAAGGCGTGGATGGTGGAGCGCCGGCGACCTACGGGATGA
- a CDS encoding rubredoxin codes for MDSYQCTLCGYIYNPAIGDFDHGIKAGTAFEDLPETWKCPRCGAGKSRFKKL; via the coding sequence GTGGATTCGTATCAATGTACTCTGTGCGGCTATATCTACAATCCTGCAATCGGCGATTTCGACCACGGTATCAAGGCCGGAACGGCGTTTGAAGATCTGCCCGAGACCTGGAAATGCCCACGGTGCGGTGCGGGGAAGAGCCGGTTTAAGAAGTTGTAA
- a CDS encoding rubredoxin — protein sequence MMESYRCGLCGYVYNPRAGEPGRGIGPRTEFGDLPETWTCSRCGAEKSRFKKA from the coding sequence ATGATGGAATCATACCGGTGCGGACTCTGCGGTTACGTCTACAATCCCAGGGCCGGTGAGCCGGGCCGCGGGATCGGGCCTCGCACAGAGTTTGGAGACCTGCCCGAGACCTGGACGTGTTCCCGGTGCGGTGCAGAGAAGAGCCGGTTTAAGAAGGCATAA